One window from the genome of Streptomyces sp. NBC_00287 encodes:
- a CDS encoding GH92 family glycosyl hydrolase has protein sequence MRHRRGTAVVWATAFALAVGSQGVAVALPEAPTVDREFSSSFETGEPTPDWLNTVDEAPDGSKRAAGVDGGYSSGIPGNVTDHVTDVRANGENSGAGEVKENLVDGEPSSKWLVFQPTGWVEFDLDKPVKVAKYALTSANDVAERDPRDWTLKGSTDGTNWTTLDTRSGESFAERFQTKTYDIAEPAEYRHFRLEVTKNNGASGILQLADVQFSTGGSEGPVPEDMLSLVDRGPSGSPTAKAGAGFTGKRALRYAGRHTADGRAYSYNKVFDVDVAVGRDTRLSYRIFPSMADRDLDYDATNVSVDLAFTDGTYLSDLKATDQHGFALTPQGQGASKVLYVNQWNNVASRIGSVAAGKTVDRILVAYDSPKGPAKFRGWLDDVALKNVPQERPKAHLSDYAVTTRGTNSSGGFSRGNNFPATAVPHGFNFWTPVTNAGSLSWLYDYARANNADNLPTIQAFSASHEPSPWMGDRQTFQVMPSVAAGVPETGREARELAFRHENETARPYYYGVRFENGLKAEMTPTDHAAVLRFTYPGDDTSVLFDNVTDQAGLTLDKDSGTFTGYSDVKSGLSTGATRLFVYGEFDRPVTEGDSSGVKGYLRFDAGDDRTVTLRLATSLISVDQAKANLRQEIPDGTSFDKVKSRAQQQWDRILGKVEVEGATPDQLTTLYSSLYRLYLYPNSGFEKVGSKYQYASPFSPMPNPDTPTHTGAKIVDGKVYVNNGFWDTYRTTWPAYSLLTPTQAGEMVDGFVQQYKDGGWTSRWSSPGYADLMTGTSSDVAFADAYVKGVGFDAKSAYDAAVKNATVVPPSSGVGRKGMATSPFLGYTSTDTHEGLSWALEGYLNDYGIARMGQELYKKTGEKRYQEESEYFLNRAQEYVNLFDTKAGFFQGRDAEGDWRVESSKYDPRVWGYDYTETNGWGYSFTAPQDSRGLANLYGGRGKLGDKLDEYFSTPETASPDFVGSYGGVIHEMTEARDVRMGMYGHSNQVAHHAIYMYDAAGQPWKAQKNVREVLSRLYTGSEIGQGYHGDEDNGEQSAWFLFSALGFYPLVMGSGEYAVGSPLFTKATVHLENGEDLVVKAPKNSARNVYVQGLKVNGKTWTSTSLPHKLLAKGGVLEFDMGPRPSSWGTGKNAAPVSITKDDKVPTPRTDVLKGEGALFDNTSATQAAVTSVDLPTPDAAEAVQYTLTSFDRTKAPTGWTLQGSSDGTEWTTLDRRTGESFAWDRQTRAFSVGSPGTYERYRLVLDGEATVSEVELLAG, from the coding sequence ATGAGGCACAGACGTGGCACGGCGGTCGTGTGGGCGACCGCCTTCGCTTTGGCGGTGGGATCACAGGGCGTGGCGGTAGCCCTGCCCGAGGCCCCCACCGTCGACCGGGAGTTCAGCTCCTCCTTCGAGACCGGCGAGCCTACCCCGGACTGGCTCAATACGGTCGATGAGGCACCGGACGGTTCGAAGCGGGCCGCAGGCGTGGACGGCGGTTACAGTTCCGGCATTCCGGGCAATGTGACCGACCATGTCACGGACGTACGGGCGAACGGCGAGAACTCCGGCGCCGGCGAGGTGAAGGAGAACCTCGTCGACGGCGAGCCGAGCAGCAAATGGCTGGTCTTCCAGCCGACCGGGTGGGTCGAGTTCGACCTGGACAAACCGGTGAAGGTGGCGAAATACGCGCTCACTTCGGCCAATGACGTCGCCGAGCGCGATCCACGGGACTGGACCCTGAAGGGCTCCACGGACGGCACGAACTGGACGACCCTCGACACCCGCTCCGGGGAGAGCTTCGCCGAGCGGTTCCAGACAAAGACGTACGACATCGCCGAGCCGGCCGAGTACCGGCACTTCCGGCTCGAGGTCACCAAGAACAACGGCGCCTCCGGCATACTCCAGCTCGCCGATGTCCAGTTCTCCACGGGCGGCAGCGAGGGGCCGGTGCCCGAGGACATGCTCTCGCTGGTCGATCGCGGTCCGAGCGGCTCGCCGACGGCGAAGGCGGGCGCCGGCTTCACCGGCAAGCGGGCGCTGCGCTACGCGGGGCGGCATACGGCGGACGGGCGGGCGTACTCGTACAACAAGGTCTTCGACGTGGATGTGGCGGTCGGCCGGGACACCCGGCTCTCGTACCGGATCTTCCCCTCGATGGCCGACCGCGATCTCGACTACGACGCCACCAATGTCTCCGTGGACCTGGCCTTCACGGACGGCACGTATCTCAGCGACCTGAAGGCCACCGACCAGCACGGGTTCGCGCTGACCCCGCAGGGGCAGGGGGCGTCCAAGGTCCTCTACGTCAACCAGTGGAACAACGTCGCCTCGCGGATCGGTTCGGTCGCGGCGGGCAAGACGGTGGACCGGATCCTGGTCGCCTACGACTCCCCCAAGGGCCCGGCGAAGTTCCGCGGCTGGCTGGACGACGTGGCCCTGAAGAACGTGCCGCAGGAGCGGCCCAAGGCCCATCTGTCGGACTACGCGGTGACCACCCGCGGCACCAACTCCAGCGGCGGTTTCTCGCGCGGCAACAACTTCCCGGCGACGGCCGTGCCGCACGGCTTCAACTTCTGGACTCCGGTCACCAACGCGGGCTCGCTGAGCTGGCTGTACGACTACGCACGTGCGAACAACGCGGACAATCTCCCCACGATCCAGGCGTTCAGCGCGAGCCATGAGCCGAGTCCCTGGATGGGCGACCGGCAGACCTTCCAGGTGATGCCCTCGGTGGCCGCGGGTGTGCCGGAGACCGGCCGGGAGGCCCGCGAGCTCGCCTTCCGGCACGAGAACGAGACCGCGCGGCCGTACTACTACGGGGTGCGGTTCGAGAACGGGCTGAAGGCGGAGATGACGCCGACCGACCACGCGGCCGTCCTGCGCTTCACCTACCCCGGCGACGACACGAGCGTCCTCTTCGACAACGTCACCGACCAGGCGGGGCTGACCCTCGACAAGGACAGCGGGACCTTCACCGGGTACTCCGACGTGAAGTCCGGCCTCTCGACCGGCGCCACACGGCTCTTCGTGTACGGCGAGTTCGACCGGCCGGTGACCGAGGGCGACTCCAGCGGCGTCAAGGGGTACCTGCGCTTCGACGCCGGCGACGACCGGACCGTCACCCTGCGCCTGGCGACCTCCCTCATCAGCGTCGACCAGGCCAAGGCCAATCTGCGCCAGGAGATCCCGGACGGCACCTCCTTCGACAAGGTCAAGTCACGTGCCCAGCAGCAGTGGGACCGCATCCTCGGCAAGGTCGAGGTCGAGGGCGCGACCCCGGACCAGCTGACCACGCTGTACTCCAGCCTGTACCGGCTGTACCTGTACCCCAACTCGGGCTTTGAGAAGGTCGGTTCGAAGTACCAGTACGCCTCCCCCTTCTCGCCGATGCCGAATCCGGACACACCGACGCACACCGGCGCGAAGATCGTGGACGGCAAGGTGTACGTCAACAACGGCTTCTGGGACACCTATCGGACCACCTGGCCGGCGTACTCACTCCTGACCCCCACTCAGGCGGGCGAGATGGTCGACGGGTTCGTGCAGCAGTACAAGGACGGCGGCTGGACCTCGCGCTGGTCCTCGCCGGGGTACGCGGACCTGATGACCGGCACCTCCTCCGATGTCGCCTTCGCGGACGCCTACGTCAAGGGCGTCGGCTTCGACGCGAAGTCGGCGTACGACGCGGCCGTGAAGAACGCCACCGTCGTGCCGCCCTCCTCGGGCGTGGGCCGCAAGGGCATGGCGACCTCGCCGTTCCTCGGCTACACCAGCACCGACACCCACGAGGGCCTCTCCTGGGCGCTGGAGGGCTACCTCAACGACTACGGCATCGCGCGGATGGGCCAGGAGCTGTACAAGAAGACCGGCGAGAAGCGCTACCAGGAGGAGTCGGAGTACTTCCTCAACCGCGCCCAGGAGTATGTCAACCTCTTCGACACGAAGGCGGGCTTCTTCCAGGGCCGGGACGCCGAGGGCGACTGGCGCGTCGAGTCGTCGAAGTACGACCCGCGCGTGTGGGGTTACGACTACACCGAGACCAACGGTTGGGGGTACTCCTTCACCGCCCCGCAGGATTCGCGCGGTCTCGCCAACCTCTACGGCGGCCGGGGCAAGCTCGGCGACAAGCTCGACGAGTACTTCTCCACCCCGGAGACGGCCTCCCCCGACTTCGTCGGCTCCTACGGCGGTGTCATCCATGAGATGACCGAGGCGCGGGATGTGCGGATGGGCATGTACGGGCACTCCAACCAGGTCGCCCACCACGCGATCTACATGTACGACGCGGCCGGGCAGCCGTGGAAGGCGCAGAAGAACGTCCGCGAAGTGCTCTCCCGCCTCTACACCGGCAGCGAGATCGGCCAGGGTTACCACGGCGACGAGGACAACGGCGAGCAGTCGGCCTGGTTCCTCTTCTCCGCGCTCGGCTTCTACCCGCTGGTGATGGGCAGCGGCGAATACGCCGTCGGCTCCCCGCTGTTCACCAAGGCGACCGTGCATCTGGAGAACGGCGAGGACCTGGTCGTCAAGGCCCCGAAGAACAGCGCACGCAATGTCTATGTGCAGGGTCTGAAGGTCAACGGCAAGACGTGGACGTCGACTTCGCTGCCGCACAAGCTGCTCGCGAAGGGCGGGGTGCTGGAGTTCGACATGGGCCCGCGGCCGTCGTCCTGGGGCACGGGCAAGAACGCGGCGCCCGTGTCGATCACCAAGGACGACAAGGTGCCCACCCCCCGGACGGACGTGCTGAAGGGTGAGGGCGCCCTGTTCGACAACACCTCGGCGACTCAGGCGGCGGTGACCTCCGTGGACCTGCCGACGCCGGATGCCGCCGAGGCCGTCCAGTACACGCTGACCTCCTTCGACCGCACCAAGGCGCCGACCGGCTGGACCCTCCAGGGCTCCTCCGACGGGACCGAGTGGACGACCCTGGACCGGCGTACCGGGGAGTCCTTCGCATGGGACCGGCAGACCCGGGCGTTCTCGGTGGGGTCACCGGGTACGTACGAGAGGTACCGCCTGGTGCTGGACGGCGAGGCGACCGTTTCGGAGGTCGAACTCCTCGCCGGGTGA
- the ngcE gene encoding N-acetylglucosamine/diacetylchitobiose ABC transporter substrate-binding protein: protein MGSTSDPNSTNGGTNRRDLIKRSAALGLISVPTMSFLSACASGGGGDESDNDTEGKTSESNPFGVKDGSKLDVVVFKGGYGDDYAKAWEASFKKKWGVTSTHTGTQEITGKLQPRFNAGNPPDIVDDSGAQQIPIDVLHKNGQLLDLAEVLNSPSIDDPSKKVRDTLIPGTLDAGMQSGKVVALNYIYTVWGLWYSGKLFEEKGWEAPQTWDDFLAICKDAKSQGIGGLAHQGKYPYYINVAIMDLIAKTGGLDAMKAIDNLEPNAFVGSDAATAAIEAVYEVVEKGYLMPGTNGLTHTESQTRWNQYKAAFITSGSWLENEQLKQTPEDFDMKFLPMPLLPDSKLPFEAIRAGSGEPFIIPAKAKNLPAAKEFMRMMLSKEWSTLFAKEANSLTILQDGVDSSVQLRPGTQSTVEASKAAGDNTFRFLYTEWYSEMGTAIENASNELMAKRIQPKEWLKRAQAAVDKQAKDPASKNNRRD from the coding sequence ATGGGATCCACTTCCGACCCGAACAGCACAAACGGGGGCACCAACCGCCGCGATCTGATCAAGCGGTCCGCCGCACTCGGTCTGATCTCCGTACCCACCATGAGCTTCCTGTCCGCCTGCGCGAGCGGCGGCGGAGGCGATGAGTCCGACAACGACACCGAGGGCAAGACGTCCGAGTCGAACCCGTTCGGCGTGAAGGACGGCAGCAAGCTCGATGTCGTCGTCTTCAAGGGCGGCTACGGCGACGACTACGCCAAGGCGTGGGAGGCGTCCTTCAAGAAGAAGTGGGGCGTCACCTCCACCCACACCGGCACCCAGGAGATCACCGGCAAGCTCCAGCCGCGCTTCAACGCCGGCAACCCGCCGGACATCGTGGACGATTCGGGCGCCCAGCAGATCCCGATCGACGTGCTCCACAAGAACGGCCAGCTCCTCGACCTCGCCGAGGTCCTGAACTCCCCGTCGATCGACGACCCGAGCAAGAAGGTCCGCGACACCCTGATCCCGGGCACGCTGGACGCGGGCATGCAGAGCGGCAAGGTCGTCGCGCTCAACTACATCTACACGGTGTGGGGCCTTTGGTACTCCGGCAAGCTCTTCGAGGAGAAGGGCTGGGAGGCGCCCCAGACCTGGGACGACTTCCTCGCCATCTGCAAGGACGCCAAGTCCCAGGGCATCGGGGGCCTCGCGCACCAGGGCAAGTACCCGTACTACATCAATGTCGCCATCATGGACCTGATCGCCAAGACCGGCGGTCTGGATGCCATGAAGGCGATCGACAACCTCGAACCCAACGCGTTCGTGGGTTCCGACGCCGCGACGGCTGCCATCGAGGCGGTCTACGAGGTCGTCGAAAAGGGCTACTTGATGCCCGGCACCAACGGCCTGACGCACACCGAGTCGCAGACCCGGTGGAACCAGTACAAGGCGGCCTTTATCACCAGCGGTTCCTGGCTGGAGAACGAGCAGCTGAAGCAGACGCCGGAGGACTTCGACATGAAGTTCCTGCCGATGCCGCTGCTGCCGGACAGCAAGCTGCCGTTCGAGGCGATCCGGGCCGGCTCCGGGGAGCCGTTCATCATCCCGGCCAAGGCGAAGAACCTGCCCGCGGCCAAGGAGTTCATGCGGATGATGCTGTCCAAGGAGTGGTCGACGCTGTTCGCGAAGGAGGCGAACTCGCTGACGATCCTTCAGGACGGAGTCGACTCCAGTGTCCAGCTGCGGCCCGGTACTCAGTCGACGGTGGAGGCTTCGAAGGCCGCCGGTGACAACACCTTCCGGTTCCTGTACACGGAGTGGTACAGCGAGATGGGCACGGCCATCGAGAACGCGTCCAATGAGCTGATGGCCAAGCGTATTCAGCCCAAGGAGTGGCTGAAGCGGGCGCAGGCGGCGGTGGACAAGCAGGCCAAGGACCCGGCTTCCAAGAACAACCGCCGGGACTGA
- a CDS encoding carbohydrate ABC transporter permease, with protein MRKGQHRFVAGFLFAPVALYVIFVIWPYIQTFGYSLTDWKGQSQTFNFVGLDNYTALFKDDIFMGAIWHNILFLIFIPAITILLALFFAFMLNAGGRGRAGGVSGVAGSWFYKVVYFFPQVLSLAILAVLFGAVYRSDGGGMLNGALIKLGLVDENSPVEWLNEPNIVLWALIAVVVWHGVGFYLVLFSAAMQSIPRDIYEAALIDGAGRAHTFFRITLPLLWDSVQTAWVYLGIAAMDMFILVTTMTSGDYGGGPDHHSEVMATVMMRNFLLYGKSGYACAMGVIMLLLTLIVSVVTLRATRRERIEF; from the coding sequence ATGCGTAAAGGGCAGCACCGGTTCGTCGCGGGATTTCTGTTCGCTCCCGTGGCGCTCTATGTGATCTTTGTGATCTGGCCGTACATCCAGACGTTCGGCTATTCGCTGACCGACTGGAAAGGGCAGTCGCAGACGTTCAACTTCGTCGGCCTGGACAACTACACCGCGTTGTTCAAGGACGACATCTTCATGGGGGCGATCTGGCACAACATCCTGTTCCTGATCTTCATCCCGGCGATCACGATCCTGCTGGCGCTGTTCTTCGCGTTCATGCTGAACGCGGGCGGGCGCGGGCGGGCCGGCGGGGTCTCGGGGGTGGCGGGCTCCTGGTTCTACAAGGTCGTCTACTTCTTCCCGCAGGTCCTGTCGCTGGCGATCCTCGCGGTGCTGTTCGGAGCCGTGTACCGCAGTGACGGCGGCGGCATGCTCAACGGCGCCCTGATCAAGCTCGGCCTGGTCGACGAGAACAGCCCCGTCGAATGGCTCAACGAGCCCAACATCGTGCTGTGGGCGCTGATCGCGGTCGTCGTCTGGCACGGCGTCGGCTTCTACCTGGTGCTGTTCTCCGCCGCCATGCAGTCCATCCCCCGTGACATCTACGAGGCCGCGCTGATCGACGGCGCGGGCCGGGCCCACACCTTCTTCCGCATCACCCTGCCGCTGCTGTGGGACTCCGTGCAGACCGCCTGGGTCTACCTCGGTATCGCCGCGATGGACATGTTCATCCTGGTCACCACCATGACCTCCGGTGACTACGGCGGCGGCCCCGATCACCACAGCGAGGTCATGGCGACGGTGATGATGCGGAACTTCCTGCTGTACGGAAAGAGCGGCTACGCCTGTGCCATGGGCGTCATCATGCTGCTGCTCACCCTGATCGTGTCCGTGGTCACGCTGCGCGCCACCCGCCGCGAGCGCATCGAGTTCTGA
- a CDS encoding carbohydrate ABC transporter permease, whose amino-acid sequence MSAPIKESAPPTGRPPVHKTTARPGDERSEGVVLNVFSHGFLALWALLIVLPLLWLVLSSFKSDVQIGSSAFGWPENWSLDVFSRAWDKGIGDYFLNTVIVLIFSVPLTMLLGSMAAYVLARYQFWGNRFLYYFFVAGAMFPVFLALVPLFFMVKRLDMLNTYQGLILVYIAYSMPFTVFFMHAFFRTLPSAVFEAAILDGASHTRTFFQVMMPMAKPGLLSVGIFNTLGQWNQFILPTVLMQPQSGDDPERYVLTQGLIQLQQQQGYASDLPVLFAGVTIAMIPMLVVYLSFQRQVQAGLTSATLK is encoded by the coding sequence ATGAGCGCACCCATCAAGGAATCCGCGCCCCCCACCGGCCGGCCGCCGGTGCACAAGACCACGGCCCGCCCGGGCGACGAACGCAGCGAGGGCGTCGTACTGAACGTCTTCTCGCACGGCTTTCTCGCCCTGTGGGCGCTGCTGATCGTGCTGCCGCTGCTGTGGCTGGTGCTCAGCTCCTTCAAGTCCGACGTCCAGATCGGCTCCTCGGCCTTCGGCTGGCCCGAGAACTGGTCCCTGGACGTCTTCTCCCGGGCCTGGGACAAGGGCATCGGGGACTACTTCCTCAACACCGTGATCGTGCTGATCTTCTCGGTGCCGCTGACCATGCTGCTCGGCTCCATGGCGGCGTACGTACTGGCCCGCTACCAGTTCTGGGGCAACAGGTTCCTGTACTACTTCTTCGTCGCGGGCGCCATGTTCCCGGTGTTCCTGGCGCTGGTCCCGCTGTTCTTCATGGTCAAACGGCTGGACATGCTGAACACCTACCAGGGCCTGATCCTGGTGTACATCGCCTACTCGATGCCGTTCACGGTGTTCTTCATGCACGCCTTCTTCCGGACCCTGCCCTCGGCGGTGTTCGAGGCGGCGATCCTGGACGGCGCCTCGCACACCCGGACCTTCTTCCAGGTCATGATGCCGATGGCGAAGCCGGGACTGCTCAGCGTCGGCATCTTCAACACCCTCGGCCAGTGGAACCAGTTCATCCTGCCGACGGTGCTGATGCAGCCGCAGAGCGGGGACGATCCAGAGCGCTATGTCCTGACCCAGGGGCTCATCCAGCTCCAACAGCAGCAGGGGTACGCCTCCGACCTTCCGGTGCTCTTCGCGGGCGTGACCATCGCGATGATCCCCATGCTGGTCGTGTACCTGTCGTTCCAGCGTCAGGTGCAGGCGGGTCTTACCTCCGCGACCTTGAAGTAA